The following proteins are encoded in a genomic region of Deltaproteobacteria bacterium GWC2_65_14:
- a CDS encoding holo-[acyl-carrier-protein] synthase — protein sequence MIAGIGVDVVEVDRVGALLARYGDRFLRRVFTDAEAEYARKSVRQAERLAGRFAVKEAVMKAFGTGKSQGILWRDVETIRGALGKPEVRLYGNAGKYLNIIKGNIIHVSISHDGGKAMAFVIIERERNG from the coding sequence ATGATCGCCGGGATCGGGGTCGACGTCGTGGAGGTCGACCGCGTGGGGGCGCTCCTCGCGCGGTACGGCGACCGGTTCCTGCGCCGGGTGTTCACCGACGCCGAGGCGGAGTATGCCAGGAAGAGCGTACGGCAGGCGGAGCGGCTGGCCGGAAGGTTCGCCGTGAAGGAGGCGGTGATGAAGGCCTTCGGCACGGGAAAATCCCAGGGGATCCTCTGGCGAGACGTGGAAACGATCCGGGGGGCGCTCGGAAAACCCGAAGTAAGACTTTATGGAAATGCGGGTAAGTACTTGAATATTATAAAAGGAAATATAATACATGTCAGCATCAGCCACGACGGCGGAAAGGCGATGGCCTTCGTGATCATCGAGAGGGAAAGGAACGGGTAG
- a CDS encoding phosphoglucosamine mutase: MTVETAMALGQAIAYNFRGNSGRHKIVIGKDTRLSGYMFETALSAGICSMGGDVLLVGPLPTPGIAFLTHSMRADAGVVISASHNPYQDNGIKFFGRDGFKLPDRVEERIEMLMWGEQLKEARPPSPQIGRAFRIDDATGRYIVYLKNTFPAHLSLEGLKIVIDCAHGAAYKIAPQVFQELGAEVIALGVQPNGLNINDRCGSLFPELVSAKVKETGADIGISLDGDADRVIVVDRNGDVVDGDRIMAICATEMARRKTLKKNTVVATVMSNIGLELYLKSKKIRLLRAPVGDRYVVEAMRAGGYNFGGEQSGHLIFLDHATTGDGVLGALQLLAVMVESGKGIPELAKTMVAFPQLLMNLRLKRRVPLESLPGFRKAVSEFEKKLGRRGRIVVRYSGTEPLLRIMVEGEDQEETERIVSALADQARAEIQ, translated from the coding sequence ATGACGGTGGAGACCGCGATGGCGCTCGGCCAGGCGATCGCCTACAATTTCCGGGGCAATTCCGGTCGGCACAAGATCGTCATCGGGAAGGACACGCGGCTTTCCGGATACATGTTCGAGACGGCGCTCTCCGCCGGGATCTGCTCGATGGGGGGGGACGTGCTTCTCGTGGGGCCGCTCCCCACCCCGGGGATCGCCTTTCTCACCCACTCGATGCGGGCCGACGCCGGGGTGGTCATCTCCGCCTCCCACAACCCCTACCAGGACAACGGGATCAAGTTCTTCGGGAGGGACGGCTTCAAGCTCCCCGACCGGGTGGAAGAAAGGATCGAGATGCTGATGTGGGGGGAGCAGCTGAAGGAGGCGCGTCCCCCCTCCCCGCAGATCGGCAGGGCCTTCCGGATCGACGACGCCACCGGGCGCTACATCGTGTATCTCAAGAACACCTTCCCGGCGCACCTGTCGCTCGAGGGGCTGAAGATCGTGATCGACTGCGCCCACGGCGCGGCCTACAAGATCGCGCCCCAGGTCTTCCAGGAGCTGGGGGCGGAGGTGATCGCTCTGGGGGTCCAACCCAACGGGCTGAACATCAACGACCGGTGCGGCTCCCTCTTCCCGGAGCTGGTCTCGGCGAAGGTGAAGGAGACCGGGGCCGACATCGGGATCTCGCTGGACGGGGACGCCGACCGGGTGATCGTCGTCGACCGGAACGGGGATGTGGTGGACGGCGACCGCATCATGGCGATCTGCGCCACCGAGATGGCCCGGAGGAAGACGCTGAAGAAGAACACCGTGGTCGCCACCGTGATGAGCAACATCGGCCTGGAGCTCTACCTGAAAAGCAAAAAGATCCGGCTTCTCCGGGCCCCGGTGGGCGACCGGTACGTCGTCGAGGCGATGCGGGCCGGGGGGTACAACTTCGGCGGGGAGCAGTCGGGCCACCTGATCTTCCTGGACCATGCGACCACCGGCGACGGCGTGCTGGGCGCGCTGCAACTTCTGGCGGTGATGGTCGAGTCGGGGAAGGGGATCCCGGAGCTGGCGAAGACGATGGTCGCCTTCCCGCAGCTGCTGATGAACCTCCGGCTCAAGCGCCGGGTCCCGCTCGAGTCGCTTCCCGGATTCCGGAAGGCGGTTTCGGAGTTCGAGAAGAAGCTGGGGAGGCGGGGGAGAATCGTGGTCCGGTACAGCGGCACCGAGCCGCTGCTGCGGATCATGGTAGAGGGGGAGGACCAGGAGGAGACCGAGCGGATCGTGAGCGCGCTGGCCGACCAGGCCCGCGCCGAAATCCAATAA
- a CDS encoding dihydropteroate synthase, translated as MRLSGVPRIMGVLNVTPDSFSDGGKFATRESAVLRGLQMAQEGADILDVGGESTRPGSKGVPLEVERDRVIPVIRELAGKTDALLSVDTTKAAVAREAAEAGAHIINDTSALADDPEMATVVRETGCAVVLMHRRGTPATMQEAPSYRFLFDELLAELEERVEHAAAAGIPRDRILVDPGVGFGKRLTDNLALHRHLPELRNLGLPILFGPSRKAFLGAITGKDADERLSGTAAAVALAVAGGAHVVRVHDVPEMRDVVRVAAAIAGQG; from the coding sequence CTGCGGCTGTCCGGCGTCCCCCGGATCATGGGGGTGCTGAACGTCACCCCCGACTCCTTCTCCGACGGGGGGAAGTTCGCCACCCGGGAGTCGGCGGTCCTAAGGGGGCTGCAAATGGCTCAGGAGGGGGCCGACATTCTCGACGTGGGAGGGGAGTCGACCCGCCCGGGGTCGAAAGGCGTCCCCCTGGAAGTCGAGCGTGACCGTGTGATCCCGGTGATCCGCGAGCTGGCCGGGAAGACCGACGCGCTGCTCTCCGTGGACACCACCAAAGCGGCGGTGGCCCGCGAGGCGGCGGAGGCGGGGGCTCATATCATCAACGACACCAGCGCGCTGGCGGACGACCCGGAGATGGCAACGGTTGTCCGGGAAACCGGCTGCGCGGTGGTCCTGATGCACAGGCGGGGGACTCCGGCGACGATGCAGGAAGCTCCCTCCTACCGGTTTCTCTTCGACGAACTGTTGGCCGAACTGGAGGAGCGCGTCGAGCATGCCGCAGCGGCCGGGATCCCGCGCGACCGGATCCTGGTGGACCCGGGGGTCGGGTTCGGGAAGCGGCTTACGGACAACCTGGCCCTCCACCGCCACCTGCCGGAGCTGCGGAACCTGGGACTTCCCATCCTGTTCGGTCCGTCGCGGAAGGCGTTCCTCGGGGCGATCACCGGGAAAGACGCGGACGAGAGGCTCTCCGGTACCGCGGCGGCCGTAGCCTTGGCCGTTGCCGGCGGCGCCCACGTCGTCCGGGTCCACGACGTGCCGGAGATGCGCGACGTGGTGCGGGTGGCCGCGGCGATCGCGGGGCAGGGATGA
- a CDS encoding tRNA lysidine(34) synthetase TilS, which translates to MDRYEKKAIVAVSGGPDSVYLLLKMKSRGVDIVAAHLNHRTRGRDSDADQRFVEELGKTLGIRVVSGRVSAGAALSEARMRKSRYRFLETVRQNAGSERVLVAHTADDQVETVLMRVFEGAGIGGLKGIPRKTRDGIERPILDVWREDILEYLKKHKISYRVDKSNVDTRFERNWIRHVLIPLLEKRYGKSVKKRIFALGERFREIDRFLEEAARKWASRNIREEKGREEGKGEKGEGSGKSRDGKTGSGRSRGMPALVFRRKTYAKLPSELRIRILQILCFEKAGFSPNERLLASMDRLVLEGGPSARLNVGKGAILQCRYDEALLRVPRSGEAKKGGKETGKRKRFAGSTLDLFPGIVFEEKVRVTPTRLRTLCRGERAAAFDGNLLATPVSIRPLRAGDRIRPFGLEAEKKVKEILIDRKVPREERWGRPVVCDAAGQILWIPGVIRSAHAPVSSSTGRTVVLRMEGGNHSANVAFTESTW; encoded by the coding sequence ATGGACCGATACGAGAAGAAGGCGATTGTCGCGGTATCAGGAGGACCGGACTCCGTGTACCTGCTCCTGAAGATGAAGTCCAGGGGCGTGGACATCGTTGCGGCTCACCTGAATCACCGCACGCGCGGACGCGACTCCGACGCGGACCAACGGTTTGTGGAGGAATTGGGAAAGACACTGGGGATCCGGGTGGTATCCGGGAGGGTCTCGGCAGGTGCGGCCTTGTCCGAGGCACGCATGAGGAAGTCGAGGTACAGGTTTCTGGAGACTGTACGGCAGAATGCCGGTTCGGAAAGGGTCCTGGTCGCCCACACCGCCGACGACCAGGTGGAAACGGTCCTGATGCGGGTGTTTGAAGGGGCGGGAATCGGTGGATTGAAAGGAATCCCCCGGAAGACAAGGGACGGGATCGAGCGGCCGATTCTGGATGTCTGGCGGGAAGATATTCTTGAATATCTCAAGAAACACAAGATATCTTACAGAGTGGATAAATCCAACGTAGACACCCGGTTTGAGCGGAACTGGATCCGGCATGTGCTCATTCCGCTTCTGGAGAAACGGTACGGGAAGTCGGTCAAGAAGCGGATCTTCGCGCTCGGGGAGAGGTTCCGGGAGATCGACCGGTTTCTGGAAGAAGCGGCGCGGAAGTGGGCATCCAGGAATATCCGGGAAGAAAAAGGAAGGGAAGAGGGGAAAGGGGAAAAAGGAGAAGGGAGCGGAAAATCGAGGGATGGGAAAACGGGCTCCGGGAGAAGCAGGGGAATGCCCGCCCTCGTCTTCCGGCGGAAGACGTATGCAAAGCTTCCCTCGGAACTCCGGATCCGGATCCTGCAGATCCTCTGCTTCGAAAAAGCAGGATTTTCCCCGAATGAACGGCTTCTTGCGTCGATGGACCGCCTCGTGCTGGAAGGGGGTCCTTCGGCACGTCTGAACGTAGGGAAAGGCGCGATTCTCCAGTGCCGTTACGACGAAGCCCTCTTGCGGGTTCCACGATCGGGAGAAGCGAAAAAGGGGGGAAAGGAGACGGGAAAGAGGAAGCGCTTTGCAGGAAGCACCCTGGACCTGTTCCCTGGAATCGTCTTCGAAGAGAAGGTGCGAGTGACCCCGACGCGATTACGGACCCTCTGCCGGGGGGAGAGGGCGGCAGCATTTGACGGCAATCTTCTGGCCACACCGGTTTCCATCCGTCCCTTGCGCGCAGGCGACCGGATCCGCCCGTTCGGGCTGGAGGCGGAGAAGAAGGTCAAGGAGATCCTCATCGACCGGAAGGTCCCCCGGGAGGAGCGATGGGGGAGGCCGGTCGTATGCGATGCCGCCGGTCAGATCCTCTGGATCCCCGGCGTCATTCGGTCCGCCCACGCTCCGGTGTCATCGAGCACTGGGAGAACGGTCGTGCTGAGGATGGAAGGAGGGAACCATTCGGCGAATGTTGCTTTTACGGAATCCACGTGGTAG
- a CDS encoding TIGR00159 family protein — protein sequence MGSFPSIGIVDFLDILLVAILVYWVFLLLRGTRAVQILLGLFLVSGMYLLSRKIGMVTFQWVVGNFLGGIIVILVIIFQGEIRRGLAKIGQARLFGRTTLGEGSDFLEELARTAYRLSDARIGTIFLLERDTGLSEYLEHGKKIDAVFSYELLVALLSPASPVHDGAIVIREERIAAAGIILPIPAETSWTRSMGTRHRAAWGVAVETDAVAVVVSERTGNVTVFYDRKVQPVENMGELLETLRDRFRK from the coding sequence ATGGGGTCGTTTCCCTCCATCGGCATCGTCGACTTCCTCGACATCCTGCTCGTCGCCATCCTCGTCTACTGGGTCTTCCTGCTGCTGCGGGGCACCCGGGCGGTGCAGATCCTGCTGGGGCTCTTCCTCGTGTCGGGGATGTATCTGCTCTCCCGCAAGATCGGGATGGTCACCTTCCAGTGGGTCGTCGGGAACTTCCTCGGAGGGATCATCGTGATCCTGGTGATCATCTTCCAGGGGGAGATCCGGCGGGGGCTCGCGAAGATCGGGCAGGCCCGCCTCTTCGGGCGGACGACGTTGGGAGAGGGGAGCGATTTCCTGGAGGAGCTGGCCAGGACGGCCTACCGCCTTTCCGACGCGCGCATCGGGACGATCTTCCTCCTCGAACGGGATACGGGGCTTTCCGAATACCTCGAGCACGGGAAGAAGATCGACGCGGTCTTCTCCTACGAGCTGCTCGTCGCGCTGCTTTCCCCCGCCTCGCCGGTTCACGACGGGGCGATCGTGATCCGCGAGGAGCGGATCGCCGCCGCCGGGATCATCCTACCGATCCCGGCCGAGACCTCCTGGACCCGGAGCATGGGGACCCGACACAGGGCCGCCTGGGGAGTCGCCGTGGAAACCGACGCCGTGGCGGTCGTCGTCTCGGAGCGGACCGGGAACGTCACCGTCTTCTACGACCGGAAGGTCCAGCCGGTCGAGAACATGGGGGAACTGCTGGAGACGCTCCGGGACAGGTTCCGGAAGTAG
- a CDS encoding cell division protein FtsH: MNQFYKNLALWMLIVLAMVFFFNTYRSQKVDHEEISFSEFVSAVDSGTVREVTIKGQEITGKYADNAGKEKKVFHTYAPDDPDLVKTLRAKDVKITAKPLDDNPWYMTLLVSWLPMLLLIGVWIFFMRQMQAGGGKAMSFGKSRAKLITETTGHKVTFSDVAGIEEAKEELQEIIAFLRDPKKFTRLGGRIPKGVLLVGAPGTGKTLLARAIAGEAGVPFFSISGSDFVEMFVGVGAARVRDLFIQGKKSAPCIIFIDEIDAVGRHRGAGLGGGHDEREQTLNQLLVELDGFEANEGLILVAATNRPDVLDPALLRPGRFDRQVVVPKPDAKGREQILAVHTKKIPLDEDVKLEILAKGTPGFTGADLANLCNEAALHAASVGFSKVTMDCFEMAKDKVMMGRERRSMIISEEEKTSTAYHEAGHAIVASLTPGADPIHKVSIIPRGMALGVTQQLPIDERHTYSKEYLLATVTILMGGRVSEELVRGELTTGAGNDIERATFIVRKMVCEWGMSEKLGPVTFGQKQELVFLGRDMARQQDYSEETARDIDREVRGIVGACYERARDLLRTNIHVLHRVAKTLLEKEVVDGHEIKKIIEELAVAPGQEPPEAEAGSPA; this comes from the coding sequence TTGAACCAGTTCTACAAGAATCTCGCCCTCTGGATGCTCATCGTTCTGGCGATGGTCTTCTTCTTCAACACCTACCGGAGTCAGAAGGTGGACCACGAGGAGATCTCCTTCTCCGAGTTCGTTTCGGCGGTGGATTCGGGAACGGTGAGGGAAGTCACCATCAAGGGGCAGGAGATCACCGGGAAGTATGCGGACAACGCCGGGAAGGAGAAGAAGGTCTTCCATACCTACGCGCCCGACGACCCGGATCTCGTGAAGACCCTTCGCGCCAAGGACGTCAAGATCACGGCCAAGCCGCTGGATGATAACCCCTGGTACATGACGCTGCTCGTCTCCTGGCTGCCGATGCTGCTGCTGATCGGGGTCTGGATCTTCTTCATGCGGCAGATGCAGGCGGGGGGCGGAAAGGCGATGTCGTTCGGCAAGAGCCGGGCGAAGCTGATCACCGAGACGACCGGCCATAAGGTCACCTTCTCGGACGTGGCCGGGATCGAGGAGGCCAAGGAGGAGCTCCAGGAGATCATCGCCTTCCTGCGCGACCCGAAGAAGTTCACCCGGCTGGGGGGGAGGATCCCGAAGGGGGTGCTGCTGGTGGGGGCTCCCGGGACCGGGAAGACGCTCCTCGCCCGGGCGATCGCCGGGGAGGCGGGGGTTCCCTTCTTCTCGATCAGCGGGTCGGACTTCGTGGAGATGTTCGTCGGGGTCGGAGCCGCGCGCGTCCGCGACCTCTTCATCCAGGGAAAGAAATCTGCCCCCTGCATCATCTTCATCGACGAGATCGACGCGGTGGGCCGGCACCGGGGGGCGGGGCTGGGCGGCGGGCACGACGAGCGGGAGCAGACGCTGAACCAGCTGCTGGTCGAGTTGGACGGGTTCGAGGCGAACGAGGGGCTGATCCTGGTCGCGGCGACGAACCGGCCCGACGTCCTGGACCCGGCGCTCCTGCGCCCCGGCCGCTTCGACCGGCAGGTCGTGGTCCCCAAGCCCGACGCCAAGGGACGGGAGCAGATCCTGGCGGTCCACACGAAGAAGATCCCGCTGGACGAGGATGTCAAGCTCGAGATCCTGGCGAAGGGGACCCCCGGCTTCACCGGGGCCGACCTGGCGAACCTGTGCAACGAGGCGGCCCTCCACGCGGCGAGCGTGGGGTTCTCCAAGGTCACGATGGACTGCTTCGAGATGGCCAAGGACAAGGTGATGATGGGACGCGAGCGGCGCTCGATGATCATCAGCGAGGAGGAGAAGACCTCCACCGCCTACCACGAGGCGGGGCACGCGATCGTGGCGTCGCTGACCCCCGGCGCCGACCCGATCCACAAGGTGAGCATCATCCCCCGGGGGATGGCGCTCGGGGTGACGCAGCAGCTGCCGATCGACGAGCGGCACACCTACTCCAAGGAGTACCTCCTGGCCACCGTGACGATCCTCATGGGCGGCCGGGTCTCGGAAGAGCTGGTCCGCGGCGAGCTGACCACCGGCGCCGGGAACGACATCGAGCGGGCGACCTTCATCGTCCGGAAGATGGTCTGCGAGTGGGGGATGAGCGAGAAGCTGGGGCCGGTGACCTTCGGGCAGAAGCAGGAACTGGTCTTCCTGGGAAGGGACATGGCGCGCCAGCAGGATTACAGCGAAGAGACCGCGCGGGACATCGACCGGGAGGTCCGCGGCATCGTGGGCGCCTGCTACGAGCGGGCGCGGGATCTTCTCCGGACGAACATCCACGTGCTCCACCGCGTCGCGAAGACCCTCCTCGAGAAGGAGGTCGTCGACGGCCACGAGATCAAGAAGATCATCGAGGAGCTGGCGGTCGCTCCCGGGCAGGAGCCGCCGGAAGCGGAAGCCGGTTCCCCGGCCTGA
- a CDS encoding pyridoxine 5'-phosphate synthase, whose amino-acid sequence MRKRLGVNIDHVATLRQARRGREPDPAAAAVIAELHGADGITIHLREDRRHIQDRDLAILKEVVRTRINLEMAATEEMLGIAARLAPFSATLVPEKREEVTTEGGLDVLGQREALHGAVSRLREAGILVSLFIDPDLAQVRASKQAGADAVEIHTGSFCEAFRTGRYEEELGKIRTAAAQASNVGLKVFAGHGLDLRNIVPVLSIPAIEEFNIGHSIISRAVFVGLGPAVREMADRIHAAGTDR is encoded by the coding sequence ATGAGGAAAAGGCTGGGAGTCAATATCGATCATGTCGCCACGCTCCGGCAGGCCAGGCGCGGCCGCGAGCCGGATCCGGCGGCGGCGGCGGTGATCGCGGAGCTCCACGGGGCGGACGGGATCACGATCCACCTCCGGGAGGACCGCCGTCACATCCAGGACCGGGACCTGGCGATCCTCAAGGAGGTGGTCCGGACGCGGATCAACCTCGAGATGGCGGCCACGGAAGAGATGCTCGGGATCGCCGCAAGGCTTGCCCCCTTTTCCGCGACGCTGGTTCCGGAGAAGCGGGAGGAGGTCACCACGGAGGGGGGGCTGGACGTCCTCGGACAGCGGGAGGCGCTCCACGGGGCGGTCTCCCGGCTCCGGGAGGCGGGGATCCTCGTGAGCCTCTTCATCGACCCCGACCTGGCGCAGGTCCGTGCGTCGAAACAGGCGGGCGCGGACGCCGTGGAGATCCACACGGGAAGCTTCTGCGAGGCCTTCCGCACCGGGCGCTACGAGGAGGAGCTGGGGAAGATCCGCACCGCCGCCGCCCAGGCCAGCAACGTCGGCCTGAAGGTCTTCGCCGGGCACGGCCTCGACCTGCGAAACATCGTGCCGGTGCTGTCGATCCCCGCGATCGAGGAGTTCAACATCGGGCACAGCATTATCTCGCGCGCGGTCTTCGTGGGGCTGGGGCCGGCGGTCCGGGAGATGGCGGACCGGATCCACGCCGCCGGTACGGACCGATGA